A single Myxocyprinus asiaticus isolate MX2 ecotype Aquarium Trade chromosome 50, UBuf_Myxa_2, whole genome shotgun sequence DNA region contains:
- the LOC127438690 gene encoding methylcrotonoyl-CoA carboxylase subunit alpha, mitochondrial-like: MASVILTTQINTTINKHLLKLIWTKGSVRHATLGRIEKVLIANRGEIACRVIRTAKKMGVRSVAVYSDADRHSMHVAMADEAYHIGLAASQQSYLCMNKILDVAKKSSAQAVHPGYGFLSENTEFAELCKQEGIIFIGPPSSAIRDMGIKSTSKHIMSAAGVPIIEGYHGEDQSDEKLQSEAARIGYPVMIKAVRGGGGKGMRIAHTEADFHEQLESARREARKSFNDDVMLIEKFVENPRHVEVQVFGDQYGNAVYLFERDCSVQRRHQKIIEEAPGPDIGPEVRRRLGEAAVRAAKAVNYVGAGTVEFIMDAQHNFYFMEMNTRLQVEHPVSEMITGTDLVEWQLRVAAGERLPLTQEQIVLRGHSFEARIYAEDPSNNFLPGAGPLLHLSTPQGDQSTRIETGVREGDEVSAHYDPMIAKLVVWGEDRSAALKRLRYCLRQYNIVGLNTNIEFLLSLSGHPEFEAGNVHTSFIPQHYDELFPAPQSPSGEVLCQAALGLLLQEQQHTQKYRNQSNDVYSPFASSNGRRLNVVHCRNLTLRRGDNKVALAVTYHPDGTYSMETGGEVFHVSGGLQLEGDVTYLRCSVNGVLSRPKLVILDNTIHIFSMEGHAQVDIPVPKFLAGVTASSAQRGAVAPMTGTIEKVLIKVGDLVQKGDPLMVMNAMKMEHTIRAPKAGIIKKVFFKEGSQANRHAALVEMEEDEGAGAE; encoded by the exons ATGGCTTCAGTAATTCTGACAACTCAAATCAACACAACTATAAACAAACATCTACT GAAACTGATCTGGACCAAAGGATCTGTCAGACATGCTACACTGG GCAGGATTGAGAAAGTCCTCATTGCAAACAGAGGTGAGATAGCTTGCAGGGTGATTCGGACAGCTAAGAAAATGGGCGTTCGCTCTGTTGCAGTGTACAGTGATGCAGACAGACATTCCATGCATGTGGCCATG GCAGATGAGGCGTATCATATTGGACTTGCAGCGTCACAGCAAAGTTACCTGTGCATGAACAAGATCCTGGATGTGGCTAAGAAATCCTCTGCACAA GCGGTGCATCCTGGATACGGTTTCCTGTCTGAAAACACAGAGTTTGCTGAACTGTGCAAACAGGAGGGCATCATCTTCATCGGCCCACCTTCATCTGCCATTCGCGACATGGGAATCAAGAG CACATCTAAACACATTATGTCAGCTGCTGGCGTGCCTATCATTGAGGGTTACCATGGAGAGGACCAATCAGATGAGAAGCTTCAAAGCGAGGCAGCGAGGATTGGTTACCCTGTGATGATCAAAGCTGTTCGTGGTGGCGGTGGGAAA GGAATGAGAATTGCACACACTGAAGCAGATTTCCATGAACAGCTTGAGTCTGCAAGGAGAGAGGCCCGCAAATCATTCAATGATGATGTCATGCTGATAGAGAAGTTTGTGGAGAACCCCAG ACACGTGGAGGTGCAGGTGTTTGGTGATCAGTATGGTAATGCAGTATATCTCTTTGAGAGAGACTGTAGTGTTCAGAGACGACACCAGAAGATCATAGAAGAAGCTCCAGGG CCAGACATTGGTCCTGAGGTCAGGCGGCGACTCGGGGAGGCAGCAGTGCGGGCGGCTAAAGCCGTCAACTATGTGGGAGCAG GCACAGTGGAATTCATCATGGACGCGCAGCACAATTTCTACTTCATGGAGATGAACACACGACTGCAGGTGGAGCATCCAGTGTCCGAGATGATCACAGGAACTGATCTGGTGGAGTGGCAGCTGAGG GTGGCAGCGGGCGAGAGGTTGCCCCTTACTCAGGAGCAGATTGTGTTGAGGGGTCACTCTTTTGAAGCCAGAATTTATGCTGAAGACCCCAGTAATAACTTCCTCCCCGGAGCAGGACCACTGCTTCATCTGTCCACCCCTCAGGGAGATCAGAGCACACGAATCGAGACAGGGGTTCGAGAAG GCGATGAGGTGTCTGCTCACTATGACCCAATGATTGCTAAACTGGTGGTTTGGGGTGAAGATCGCTCCGCTGCTCTAAAGAGACTCCGATACTGCCTACGACAGTATAAT ATTGTGGGTCTCAACACCAACATTGAGTTTTTATTGAGTCTTTCGGGGCATCCCGAGTTTGAAGCGGGGAATGTTCACACCAGTTTCATCCCGCAGCACTATGATGAGCTGTTCCCCGCACCTCAGAGCCCGTCTGGAGAGGTGCTGTGTCAGGCGGCTCTGGGTCTGCTGCTACAAGAACAACAGCACACACAGAAGTACAGGAACCAGTCCAACG ACGTGTACTCGCCATTTGCGTCCAGTAACGGGAGACGACTCAATGTTGTGCACTGCAGGAACCTGACACTGCGGCGAGGGGACAACA aAGTGGCACTAGCTGTTACATACCACCCAGATGGGACGTACAGTATGGAG ACTGGAGGTGAAGTGTTCCATGTGTCTGGAGGGCTTCAGTTGGAGGGAGACGTGACCTACCTGCGCTGCTCTGTCAATGGAGTACTATCCCGACCCAAACTAGTCATTCTGGACAACACCATACACATCTTCTCTATG GAGGGACATGCCCAGGTGGACATCCCTGTGCCCAAGTTCCTGGCTGGCGTTACTGCCTCCAGTGCACAGAGGGGCGCTGTTGCACCCATGACAGGCACTATTGAAAAG GTGCTAATCAAGGTTGGAGACTTAGTCCAGAAAGGAGATCCATTAATGGTGATGAATGCCATGAAAATGGAG CACACCATCCGTGCACCCAAAGCAGGCATCATCAAGAAGGTGTTCTTCAAAGAGGGCTCACAGGCGAACCGCCATGCAGCGCTGGTAGAGATGGAGGAAGATGAAGGAGCTGGAGCAGAGTAA